GAAAAGGAGCACAGAATGTGCACACAAACTAAAGATGAATCGAGAAGAATCTTGCACGGGATAATACGGAACTTACTTCAAATTCGATGAAACACACTGTATGTCTTTCCTGTCTCAAAACCTTCATCTCCTTGAAACCAGGTTGTCTGGTAGTTCATTAAGCAAATGAATAGATTAGACATAAGAGGGAgacataaaaataagaaataatactTCCGCATAAACAGAATAGCAAAAGCCATACCCGCTGATAAGTCCCCACAGCTCTTCCTCATTTATATTCTCTCCAAGATTGCCAATGAACAGGGTATTGCAAGCAGGGTTGTCTTTAGTATTctacaagaaaggaaaaaatagatcaGCGGATAAAGCAAAACACAAACTATACCATAAAAGGTGCAGAAATCTTCAGAACAAGCATATACTGCACAAATGCTACATCCACCAGCTATATAGAGCAGAACTTTGTCTCAACAATATCAGCAGTAACAGTCTCCAAATGATCAGCAAAACACAACACTATTAAACTGAAGGAAGTCAGATAAGACAAACTTAACAATAAAGTTAATACTCTAGCCGTAAACGAATATGCCATAGTAAACCCAGATCAAAAACAGAAATAAGACAACCTAAAAAGAAACACTAAGAGAAGGCACGCTGGAAAATATGTCAACCCTTAGTTCTCTGTTCTAACACAAAGCACATTGCAGAGACATGCATGCATCACCTGGACTGGCGCATAACTGCTTGGTGCTGGCACAGGAGCAGGCGCCGACACTGGCATGTGAGCAACAGGGTAGCCTCCATAAGGATTGTATGGTGGAGGACCTTGAGTGATACACCTGAGACACAAACtaccttacttttttttttcatttggggGTAGATTGAGGATTTGAAATAAAGGAGATAAAATCACTaactactaataaaataaatcataaaacccctttcaactttcttttcttgtttctcCTAGAAACCTGATTATATATAGTTCAGAAATTAGCTCTAAACTGCTAGAACTATCAATTCCTATCAATATCACATTTTTCGTCATAATGTTGTTTTAAGATGCAAAAGAAAATTTTGCATTTAGAAGAACTCTTACCCATGTGGTGCCCAGACAGGTGCCGGGGGAGGGTGGAAAGGAGAGGGACTTGAATAACCAGTGTGTGTTTAATCACCTCCAGTACGCATACGTTTACTAGGGTCATGTGCATTTGAATCAGCTACAATTCCTGCAGGCATATCAAATAAGAAGAGCCTACTGTAACGTTGTTTGTCATACAAATAGTTGAATCCTGCATAAACACAGTCGTGACAACCTAAACaagcaaataaataaaagagGAGTCTCGGCAATGGAGATCAACAAAGATGGgaagaaaggtgaaattgaataAGTAAAATGTGAAGAAAATTATTAGGCCACTAGGGTTTCTTTATGTATCTTGATGTATTATCTAAAGATAAAAACTACACCTATTAAATGGAGATTAGGTTAGTGGCGAACCAAGAAGGCTGACACACTTGCTAAATAACGGTGGGTGAAACCACTAGAGCAGATTATCTCCAAGGATCTAAAAGATTAACcacaaattatgaaatttaagaaaactcgcaaccaacaacaacatcaacaacaaacccagtgtgttcccataaagtggggtctggggagggtaagatgtacgcagtccataccgctacctttgCAGAAGTAGAGAGGccgtttctgatagacccccagctcaagataaagaatagtagacctaaggaataataaaaagtaaatcagagcaatacgaaaTACGAGAGATAAAGCAacacgaaataagaaaatagcAACTGAGAAATCATGAATGGGACACCCACGTATAAGT
The sequence above is drawn from the Capsicum annuum cultivar UCD-10X-F1 unplaced genomic scaffold, UCD10Xv1.1 ctg1521, whole genome shotgun sequence genome and encodes:
- the LOC107861612 gene encoding cell wall integrity protein scw1 (The sequence of the model RefSeq protein was modified relative to this genomic sequence to represent the inferred CDS: added 180 bases not found in genome assembly), whose product is MPVSAPAPVPAPSSYAPVQNTKDNPACNTLFIGNLGENINEEELWGLISGQPGFKEMKVLRQERHTVCFIEFEQVNSATNVHQNLQGAVIPSSGSVGMRIQYSKNPFGKRKDFGHPTVASNANGGPPRLTYQ